One window of Paenibacillus antri genomic DNA carries:
- a CDS encoding DUF4185 domain-containing protein translates to MASAAANTSAAVSRPLRTGDRIPVASVRASSEASPNARAENLIAETGSPTCWVADERDGFVWVEFDLGATYPIGEMRVRNYRQSLPGFPDLWKRGLRRITVEHSLDGERWIELAGEGAPYELVPANGSSAGAGETSIRWGDQLARYVRIAADLRADGFWGGYDANDRFGGLSEVRFYAGTGWAAEPAEAWNALFRRASGWTGSDGIYSIPLDGRDSHGDGSSGRTLLLFGDTFVGEVDPATGRRLTMTMINNSMALLDGAEPDVDRLRFLWNDADPAVPDSAIVPATPKAATVDGAYYWLQDGACVGGSFYCFPMIVGPNPDGPEGFQFQVHGVTICRAPMTPEGPDFGAMEQFDTPLYGATAAGHRAYYGAAVMPHTVESNVPDPDGYVYVYGLLYDRLHRAVVARALPEQLFDGARWTFWNGSDWSLDPAQAAPVSSETSPEYSVSPLRGGSQHGRYALAYMRSDEPRAVAIQLGDSPVGPFEGEIALYACPEAKEGGGRYVYNAKAHPSLSKPGELLISYNVNSTSMDDHVRYGDIYRPRFVNVRRIE, encoded by the coding sequence ATGGCATCAGCGGCGGCGAACACGTCCGCAGCGGTCTCGCGACCGCTTCGAACCGGCGATAGAATTCCCGTAGCGAGCGTCCGGGCGAGCTCGGAGGCGAGTCCGAACGCTCGCGCCGAGAACCTGATCGCCGAGACCGGTTCGCCAACTTGTTGGGTCGCGGACGAGCGGGACGGCTTCGTGTGGGTCGAGTTCGATCTTGGGGCTACCTACCCGATCGGCGAAATGCGCGTGCGGAACTATCGACAATCGTTGCCCGGGTTTCCGGATTTGTGGAAGCGCGGCTTACGGCGAATTACCGTCGAACACTCGCTCGACGGGGAACGGTGGATCGAGTTAGCCGGGGAAGGCGCTCCGTACGAGCTGGTTCCGGCGAACGGCTCATCCGCGGGAGCGGGGGAAACTTCGATTCGATGGGGCGACCAGCTCGCGAGGTACGTGCGGATCGCGGCGGACCTCCGCGCGGACGGGTTCTGGGGCGGATACGACGCGAACGACCGGTTCGGCGGGCTAAGCGAGGTTCGCTTCTACGCGGGAACCGGCTGGGCCGCGGAGCCCGCGGAAGCGTGGAACGCGCTGTTCCGGCGCGCCTCCGGCTGGACCGGCTCGGACGGCATCTATTCGATCCCCTTGGACGGGCGCGATTCCCACGGCGACGGCTCCTCCGGAAGGACGCTGCTGTTGTTCGGCGACACGTTCGTCGGCGAGGTGGATCCGGCTACGGGACGGCGCTTGACGATGACGATGATCAACAATTCGATGGCGCTGCTCGACGGCGCCGAGCCGGATGTAGACCGTCTTCGCTTTCTGTGGAACGACGCCGATCCGGCGGTGCCGGACAGCGCGATCGTCCCGGCGACGCCGAAGGCGGCGACCGTCGACGGCGCCTACTATTGGCTGCAGGACGGCGCATGCGTCGGCGGAAGCTTCTACTGCTTCCCGATGATCGTCGGGCCGAATCCGGACGGGCCGGAAGGCTTCCAATTCCAGGTGCACGGCGTGACGATCTGCCGTGCGCCCATGACGCCGGAAGGACCGGATTTCGGCGCGATGGAGCAGTTCGATACGCCGCTCTACGGCGCGACGGCGGCCGGCCATCGGGCGTATTACGGCGCGGCGGTCATGCCGCATACCGTAGAATCGAACGTGCCGGATCCGGATGGATACGTCTATGTGTACGGCCTGCTGTACGATCGTCTTCATAGGGCGGTCGTTGCGCGCGCCCTCCCCGAGCAGCTGTTCGATGGCGCGCGATGGACGTTCTGGAACGGGTCCGACTGGTCGCTCGACCCAGCCCAGGCGGCTCCCGTATCGTCGGAGACATCGCCGGAGTATAGCGTCTCGCCGCTGCGGGGCGGCTCGCAACACGGCCGATACGCGCTCGCGTATATGCGGAGCGACGAGCCGAGGGCCGTCGCCATCCAGCTCGGCGACAGCCCGGTCGGCCCGTTCGAGGGGGAGATCGCGCTCTACGCTTGCCCGGAAGCGAAGGAAGGCGGCGGCCGGTACGTGTATAACGCGAAGGCGCATCCGAGCCTGTCGAAGCCGGGGGAGCTGTTGATCAGCTACAACGTCAACTCGACGTCGATGGACGATCACGTTCGTTATGGGGACATCTACCGTCCCCGCTTCGTGAACGTGCGCCGCATCGAGTAG